One segment of Mycolicibacterium sp. YH-1 DNA contains the following:
- the rpsQ gene encoding 30S ribosomal protein S17: MAETKGPKHTPRTEKPRGSRKTAIGYVVSDKMQKTIVVELESRKSHPLYGKIIRTTTKVKAHDENSDAGIGDRVSLMETRPLSATKRWRLVEVLERAK; the protein is encoded by the coding sequence ATGGCAGAGACCAAGGGGCCGAAGCACACCCCTCGCACCGAGAAGCCGCGCGGCAGCCGCAAGACCGCCATCGGCTACGTGGTGAGTGACAAGATGCAGAAGACCATTGTGGTCGAACTGGAATCGCGCAAGAGCCACCCGCTCTACGGCAAGATCATCCGGACCACCACCAAGGTCAAGGCGCACGACGAGAACAGCGACGCCGGCATCGGCGACCGCGTCTCGTTGATGGAGACCCGGCCGCTGTCGGCGACGAAGCGCTGGCGCCTCGTCGAGGTTCTGGAGCGCGCCAAGTAA
- the rpmC gene encoding 50S ribosomal protein L29 — MAVGTAPGELREMTDDELTSRLRESKEELFNLRFQMATGQLANNRRLRVVRQEIARVYTVLRERELGLASGPVGEDS; from the coding sequence ATGGCAGTGGGAACCGCGCCTGGTGAACTGCGCGAGATGACCGATGACGAGCTGACCAGCCGTCTGCGTGAGTCGAAGGAAGAGCTTTTCAACCTTCGCTTCCAGATGGCGACCGGCCAGCTCGCCAACAACCGTCGGCTCCGTGTGGTCCGACAGGAGATTGCGCGTGTGTACACCGTGCTGCGCGAACGTGAGTTGGGCCTGGCTTCCGGGCCCGTAGGTGAGGATTCGTAA
- the rplP gene encoding 50S ribosomal protein L16 — MLIPRKVKHRKQHHPRQRGIASGGTEVSFGDYGIQALGHAYITNRQIESARIAINRHIKRGGKVWINIFPDRPLTKKPAETRMGSGKGSPEWWVANVKPGRVLFELSYPDEKVAREALTRAIHKLPIKARIVTREDQF; from the coding sequence ATGTTGATTCCCCGCAAGGTCAAGCACCGCAAGCAGCACCACCCCCGGCAGCGCGGTATCGCCAGCGGTGGCACCGAGGTGAGCTTCGGTGACTACGGCATCCAGGCCCTGGGCCATGCCTACATCACCAACCGGCAGATCGAGTCCGCTCGTATCGCCATCAACCGGCACATCAAGCGTGGCGGCAAGGTCTGGATCAACATCTTCCCGGACCGGCCGCTGACCAAGAAGCCCGCCGAGACTCGCATGGGTTCCGGTAAGGGTTCGCCGGAGTGGTGGGTCGCCAACGTCAAGCCCGGACGCGTGCTGTTCGAGCTGAGCTACCCGGACGAGAAGGTCGCTCGGGAAGCTCTGACGCGTGCGATTCACAAGTTGCCGATCAAGGCACGCATCGTTACCAGAGAGGACCAGTTCTGA
- the rpsC gene encoding 30S ribosomal protein S3 has protein sequence MGQKINPHGFRLGITTDWKSRWYADKQYADYVKEDVAIRRLLATGLERAGIADVEIERTRDRVRVDIHTARPGIVIGRRGTEADRIRTDLEKLTGKQVQLNILEVKNPESVAQLVAQGVAEQLSNRVAFRRAMRKAIQSAMRQPNVKGIRVQCSGRLGGAEMSRSEFYREGRVPLHTLRADIDYGLYEAKTTFGRIGVKVWIYKGDIVGGKRELTAAAPAGAERPRRDRPAGTRPRRSGASGTTATSTEAGRAATEETPAADTAAAAEAPTAESTES, from the coding sequence GTGGGCCAGAAGATCAACCCCCACGGCTTCCGACTCGGCATCACGACCGACTGGAAGTCCCGGTGGTATGCCGACAAGCAGTACGCGGATTACGTCAAGGAAGACGTGGCGATCCGTCGTCTGCTGGCCACGGGCCTCGAGCGCGCCGGCATCGCCGACGTGGAGATCGAGCGGACTCGGGACCGAGTTCGCGTCGACATCCACACCGCGCGCCCGGGCATCGTGATCGGTCGCCGCGGCACCGAGGCCGACCGCATCCGTACCGACCTGGAGAAGCTGACCGGCAAGCAGGTTCAGCTCAACATCCTCGAGGTGAAGAACCCCGAGTCCGTTGCGCAGTTGGTAGCCCAGGGTGTCGCCGAGCAGCTGAGCAACCGCGTGGCGTTCCGTCGCGCAATGCGCAAGGCGATCCAGTCGGCGATGCGTCAGCCCAACGTCAAGGGCATCCGGGTGCAGTGCTCCGGTCGCCTCGGCGGCGCGGAGATGAGCCGCTCGGAGTTCTACCGCGAAGGTCGCGTGCCGCTGCACACGCTGCGCGCCGACATTGACTACGGCCTGTACGAGGCCAAGACGACCTTCGGTCGCATTGGTGTCAAGGTCTGGATCTACAAGGGCGACATCGTCGGTGGCAAGCGTGAGCTGACCGCCGCCGCTCCCGCAGGCGCCGAGCGTCCGCGTCGGGATCGTCCGGCAGGCACCCGCCCGCGCCGTAGTGGCGCGTCGGGCACCACGGCGACGAGCACCGAAGCGGGCCGTGCGGCCACCGAGGAGACGCCCGCCGCTGACACGGCCGCCGCTGCTGAAGCGCCGACCGCTGAGAGCACGGAGAGCTAA